A DNA window from Andrena cerasifolii isolate SP2316 chromosome 16, iyAndCera1_principal, whole genome shotgun sequence contains the following coding sequences:
- the Pbp49 gene encoding proximal sequence element A Pbp49 — MDDVYKLYNANASPKVHIKEYFDEYLSMISSAECFIPVKRDDKALMSLMDVQLGEEEMSMLASYCSVDNLTVEGEVPKMINSRKMRKKETFDPREPEDVDLQTIQNLRRRWKHETKRPCYKYQSELFINYEKIAETGSERCTPGQDILVSVRVYLPFTQRARNTPRMECGSLLRLNNIIAVLGSQTLANLRDKISCIADHTISKECSNNLGRAIGPMAKDIYKSGFFFIEDTFYNDMRQAENIEYDKVIIDWAKRRPKLGPFKTAVMENCRIDSLFLRFGFPWVYKHQGGCEHLIVFSDARFMNCDDELSLSAYPRIVRLRPMSSKFCMICGVYNVEWITMEHERIPHNPCYFCDTCFKSYNYINGKKFGNFEAYAYPRNTELVKGIIDV, encoded by the exons ATGGATGACGTATATAAGCTTTACAATGCCAATGCATCGCCAAAGGTGCACATAAAGGAATATTTCGATGAATACCTTAGCATGATATCGTCCGCGGAATGTTTCATACCCGTGAAAAGAGACGATAAAGCCTTAATGTCGCTGATGGATGTTCAACTCGGCGAAGAGGAAATGTCTATGCTGGCATCTTACTGCAG TGTCGACAATTTAACGGTAGAAGGGGAAGTGCCAAAAATGATTAACAGCAGGAAAATGAGGAAGAAGGAGACGTTCGATCCTCGAGAGCCCGAGGATGTGGATCTTCAGACCATCCAGAACTTGAGAAGAAGATGGAAGCACGAAACCAAGCGACCTTGTTACAAGTATCAAAGTGAATTATTCATA AATTACGAGAAGATAGCAGAAACAGGAAGCGAACGCTGTACTCCGGGCCAGGATATTCTGGTCTCGGTCAGGGTTTATCTTCCTTTCACGCAGCGCGCGCGGAACACACCAAGGATGGAGTGCGGTTCATTACTTCGATTGAATAATATTATAGCTGTGCTAGGCTCTCAGACGCTCGCTAATTTGCGAGATAAGATATCTTGCATCGCGGATCACACCATTTCTAAagaatgtagtaataatttaggCAGAGCCATCGGACCTATGGCGAAA GACATTTACAAATCAGGATTCTTTTTTATCGAAGATACCTTTTATAATGATATGAGGCAGGCTGAGAATATTGAGTACGATAAAGTAATTATTGACTGGGCGAAAAGGCGGCCGAAATTGGGGCCCTTTAAAACTGCCGTAATGGAAAATTGTCGAATAGATTCCCTGTTTCTGAGGTTCGGATTTCCATGGGTGTACAAGCACCAGGGTGGGTGTGAGCACTTAATCGTGTTCAGTGATGCAAG ATTTATGAACTGCGATGACGAGCTATCTCTAAGCGCATATCCAAGGATAGTGAGATTAAGACCCATGTCTTCTAAGTTTTGCATGATATGCGGCGTGTACAACGTGGAGTGGATCACGATGGAACACGAGAGAATACCGCACAACCCTTGCTACTTCTGTGACACTTGCTTCAAGTCGTACAACTATATCAACGGCAAGAAGTTCGGGAACTTCGAAGCATACGCATACCCGCGTAATACAGAACTGGTGAAAGGAATAATAGACGTGTAA
- the LOC143377696 gene encoding protein O-mannosyl-transferase TMTC4 isoform X1, whose protein sequence is MFKKFNVAKVSMSSKTSARLPAVPLPFSLLIIALLSLCCAVGYNGEFVFDDSEAIVNNEDVQTTPLKDIFTNDFWGTKLIHKHSHKSYRPLTILTFRWNFWLRGSLVAQDYRIVNIILHTIVCVLMLPVLNVLLGSKGNSVAFYSTVLFAVHPVHTEAVAGVVGRAELLCALFMWLSILLYNYSIYAKRLLYRWSSMCGCITSIAVSMLCKETGITAIGICGIYDLVVVNKALPLDVVTFMRKSSHVEIKSILKQKQKLLIRLLTLFASSLLLVVIRFSVMGFIAPTFQPVDNPASFVRNILLRILNYSYIYCLNVWLLICPEWLCFDWSMGCIPLITTYDKRIFFILIFWLAFGSLVASTFSPSEDKSLRYSIMGLAMLVIPFLPASNIFFNVGFVLAERTLYIPSAGYCLLLALGLQKLCNRVPVQYALLAFTVLISLFFARSWTRSVEWKTETSLFRSALHVCPLNAKVHYNIAKNAADAGNTTLALYEYEEALRLNPNYSQAMNNLGNLLKDQGKYSEAETLFKRAIELHFREDFATAWMNLGIVLSALKRYNESEESYSMALSHRTKYPDCLYNLGVLYLEQRNYDKALKAWENATRQRRMHRRAWTNMILLLDDLGMRDEALNTAHQALKFLPDDASIHFNIANILGKAGNFLEAEVHFRSAISKNPTDSMYYTNLGVLYHRWNKLDEAEHMYKRALEIQPHLQSARDNLRKLYSLKSSVK, encoded by the exons ATGTTTAAGAAATTTAATGTGGCGAAAGTCAGCATGTCATCGAAAACGAGCGCCAGATTACCGG CGGTTCCACTGCCGTTTTCTTTACTTATAATTGCATTGCTGTCTTTGTGTTGCGCTGTCGGCTACAACGGCGAATTCGTGTTCGACGATTCCGAGGCTATCGTGAACAATGAAGACGTACAAACTACTCCTCTTAAGGATATCTTTACGAACGACTTCTGGGGCACTAAACTGATTCACAAGCATAGTCACAAATCGTACAGACCACTCACAATCCTGACGTTTAG ATGGAACTTCTGGCTACGTGGAAGCTTGGTGGCCCAAGACTATCGCATAGTAAACATAATACTGCACACGATTGTCTGTGTACTGATGTTACCAGTACTGAACGTACTTTTGGGCTCGAAAGGGAACAGCGTTGCATTCTATTCTACCGTCCTGTTCGCCGTACATCCAGTACACACAGAAGCT GTTGCAGGTGTCGTAGGGAGAGCAGAGCTATTGTGTGCTTTATTCATGTGGTTATCCATTTTGCTGTACAATTATTCAATATATGCGAAGAGGCTTTTATACAGATGGTCCAGTATGTGTGGTTGTATCACATCCATTGCAGTTTCAATGTTGTGCAAAGAAACAGGAATCACTGCAATT GGAATTTGTGGTATATACGATCTTGTAGTAGTGAACAAGGCGTTGCCATTAGACGTGGTCACATTTATGAGAAAATCTTCTCATGTGGAAATAAAGAGCATTCTAAAGCAGAAACAGAAATTATTAATCAGGCTTCTCACACTTTTTGCATCCAGTTTATTACTTGTTGTAATAAGATTCAGCGTCATGGGTTTTATAGCTCCAACTTTTCAACCAGTCGATAATCCAGCATCGTTCGTACGCAATATATTGTTGCGAATACTGAATTACAGTTATATTTATTGTCTAAATGTGTGGCTACTGATATGCCCCGAGTGGTTGTGCTTCGACTGGTCCATGGGTTGTATACCTTTGATTACCACTTACGACAAGAGAATATTCTTTATTCTTATATTCTGGTTGGCATTTGGCAGTTTGGTCGCCTCCACCTTCAGCCCTTCCGAAGACAAATCGTTAAG GTACTCAATCATGGGACTGGCAATGCTCGTCATACCATTTCTTCCAGCTAGTAACATCTTCTTCAACGTTGGCTTCGTTTTAGCAGAGAGAACCCTGTACATTCCCTCTGCCGGCTATTGCCTCCTACTCGCACTAGGATTACAAAAGCTCTGCAATCGTGTTCCCGTGCAGTACGCACTGTTAGCATTCACGGTGTTGATCTCGTTATTTTTCGCGAGATCATGGACAAGGAGCGTCGAATGGAAAACCGAAACTTCGCTCTTCAGATCAGCCTTGCACGTTTGCCCATTAAATGCGAAGGTTCACTATAACATCGCCAAAAATGCCGCGGACGCTGGAAACACTACGTTAGCGCTGTACGAGTACGAAGAAGCTTTAAG ATTGAATCCCAACTATTCTCAGGCTATGAACAATCTTGGTAACCTGCTCAAGGATCAGGGGAAGTATTCAGAAGCAGAAACGTTGTTTAAACGGGCGATAGAGTTGCA TTTTAGGGAAGACTTTGCTACAGCATGGATGAATTTAGGTATCGTCTTGTCCGCTCTGAAGAGGTACAACGAATCCGAGGAAAGTTATTCGATGGCTCTCTCTCATAGAACCAAGTATCCCGATTGCTTGTATAACTTGGGCGTGTTG TACTTGGAACAAAGGAACTACGATAAAGCATTAAAAGCTTGGGAAAATGCTACTAGGCAGAGACGGATGCACAGAAGAGCGTGGACGAACATGATATTGCTTCTCGATGATTTAG GTATGCGCGACGAAGCGCTTAACACAGCGCATCAAGCCTTGAAGTTCCTACCAGACGATGCCTCTATCCACTTCAATATCGCAAATATACTAGGCAAAGCTGGAAATTTTTTAGAAGCAGAAGTGCACTTCAGAAGCGCGATATCGAAGAATCCCACGGATTCTATGTATTACACGAATTTAG GAGTGCTGTACCATCGATGGAATAAGCTCGACGAAGCGGAACATATGTACAAGAGAGCATTGGAGATTCAGCCACATCTTCAAAGTGCGAGAGACAACTTAAGGAAACTGTATTCTCTGAAATCAtcagtaaaataa
- the LOC143377696 gene encoding protein O-mannosyl-transferase Tmtc4 isoform X2, protein MFKKFNVAKVSMSSKTSARLPAVPLPFSLLIIALLSLCCAVGYNGEFVFDDSEAIVNNEDVQTTPLKDIFTNDFWGTKLIHKHSHKSYRPLTILTFRWNFWLRGSLVAQDYRIVNIILHTIVCVLMLPVLNVLLGSKGNSVAFYSTVLFAVHPVHTEAVAGVVGRAELLCALFMWLSILLYNYSIYAKRLLYRWSSMCGCITSIAVSMLCKETGITAIGICGIYDLVVVNKALPLDVVTFMRKSSHVEIKSILKQKQKLLIRLLTLFASSLLLVVIRFSVMGFIAPTFQPVDNPASFVRNILLRILNYSYIYCLNVWLLICPEWLCFDWSMGCIPLITTYDKRIFFILIFWLAFGSLVASTFSPSEDKSLRYSIMGLAMLVIPFLPASNIFFNVGFVLAERTLYIPSAGYCLLLALGLQKLCNRVPVQYALLAFTVLISLFFARSWTRSVEWKTETSLFRSALHVCPLNAKVHYNIAKNAADAGNTTLALYEYEEALRLNPNYSQAMNNLGNLLKDQGKYSEAETLFKRAIELQEDFATAWMNLGIVLSALKRYNESEESYSMALSHRTKYPDCLYNLGVLYLEQRNYDKALKAWENATRQRRMHRRAWTNMILLLDDLGMRDEALNTAHQALKFLPDDASIHFNIANILGKAGNFLEAEVHFRSAISKNPTDSMYYTNLGVLYHRWNKLDEAEHMYKRALEIQPHLQSARDNLRKLYSLKSSVK, encoded by the exons ATGTTTAAGAAATTTAATGTGGCGAAAGTCAGCATGTCATCGAAAACGAGCGCCAGATTACCGG CGGTTCCACTGCCGTTTTCTTTACTTATAATTGCATTGCTGTCTTTGTGTTGCGCTGTCGGCTACAACGGCGAATTCGTGTTCGACGATTCCGAGGCTATCGTGAACAATGAAGACGTACAAACTACTCCTCTTAAGGATATCTTTACGAACGACTTCTGGGGCACTAAACTGATTCACAAGCATAGTCACAAATCGTACAGACCACTCACAATCCTGACGTTTAG ATGGAACTTCTGGCTACGTGGAAGCTTGGTGGCCCAAGACTATCGCATAGTAAACATAATACTGCACACGATTGTCTGTGTACTGATGTTACCAGTACTGAACGTACTTTTGGGCTCGAAAGGGAACAGCGTTGCATTCTATTCTACCGTCCTGTTCGCCGTACATCCAGTACACACAGAAGCT GTTGCAGGTGTCGTAGGGAGAGCAGAGCTATTGTGTGCTTTATTCATGTGGTTATCCATTTTGCTGTACAATTATTCAATATATGCGAAGAGGCTTTTATACAGATGGTCCAGTATGTGTGGTTGTATCACATCCATTGCAGTTTCAATGTTGTGCAAAGAAACAGGAATCACTGCAATT GGAATTTGTGGTATATACGATCTTGTAGTAGTGAACAAGGCGTTGCCATTAGACGTGGTCACATTTATGAGAAAATCTTCTCATGTGGAAATAAAGAGCATTCTAAAGCAGAAACAGAAATTATTAATCAGGCTTCTCACACTTTTTGCATCCAGTTTATTACTTGTTGTAATAAGATTCAGCGTCATGGGTTTTATAGCTCCAACTTTTCAACCAGTCGATAATCCAGCATCGTTCGTACGCAATATATTGTTGCGAATACTGAATTACAGTTATATTTATTGTCTAAATGTGTGGCTACTGATATGCCCCGAGTGGTTGTGCTTCGACTGGTCCATGGGTTGTATACCTTTGATTACCACTTACGACAAGAGAATATTCTTTATTCTTATATTCTGGTTGGCATTTGGCAGTTTGGTCGCCTCCACCTTCAGCCCTTCCGAAGACAAATCGTTAAG GTACTCAATCATGGGACTGGCAATGCTCGTCATACCATTTCTTCCAGCTAGTAACATCTTCTTCAACGTTGGCTTCGTTTTAGCAGAGAGAACCCTGTACATTCCCTCTGCCGGCTATTGCCTCCTACTCGCACTAGGATTACAAAAGCTCTGCAATCGTGTTCCCGTGCAGTACGCACTGTTAGCATTCACGGTGTTGATCTCGTTATTTTTCGCGAGATCATGGACAAGGAGCGTCGAATGGAAAACCGAAACTTCGCTCTTCAGATCAGCCTTGCACGTTTGCCCATTAAATGCGAAGGTTCACTATAACATCGCCAAAAATGCCGCGGACGCTGGAAACACTACGTTAGCGCTGTACGAGTACGAAGAAGCTTTAAG ATTGAATCCCAACTATTCTCAGGCTATGAACAATCTTGGTAACCTGCTCAAGGATCAGGGGAAGTATTCAGAAGCAGAAACGTTGTTTAAACGGGCGATAGAGTTGCA GGAAGACTTTGCTACAGCATGGATGAATTTAGGTATCGTCTTGTCCGCTCTGAAGAGGTACAACGAATCCGAGGAAAGTTATTCGATGGCTCTCTCTCATAGAACCAAGTATCCCGATTGCTTGTATAACTTGGGCGTGTTG TACTTGGAACAAAGGAACTACGATAAAGCATTAAAAGCTTGGGAAAATGCTACTAGGCAGAGACGGATGCACAGAAGAGCGTGGACGAACATGATATTGCTTCTCGATGATTTAG GTATGCGCGACGAAGCGCTTAACACAGCGCATCAAGCCTTGAAGTTCCTACCAGACGATGCCTCTATCCACTTCAATATCGCAAATATACTAGGCAAAGCTGGAAATTTTTTAGAAGCAGAAGTGCACTTCAGAAGCGCGATATCGAAGAATCCCACGGATTCTATGTATTACACGAATTTAG GAGTGCTGTACCATCGATGGAATAAGCTCGACGAAGCGGAACATATGTACAAGAGAGCATTGGAGATTCAGCCACATCTTCAAAGTGCGAGAGACAACTTAAGGAAACTGTATTCTCTGAAATCAtcagtaaaataa
- the LOC143377696 gene encoding protein O-mannosyl-transferase Tmtc4 isoform X3, translated as MELLATWKLGGPRLSHSKHNTAHDCLCTDVTSTERTFGLEREQRCILFYRPVRRTSSTHRSCVVGRAELLCALFMWLSILLYNYSIYAKRLLYRWSSMCGCITSIAVSMLCKETGITAIGICGIYDLVVVNKALPLDVVTFMRKSSHVEIKSILKQKQKLLIRLLTLFASSLLLVVIRFSVMGFIAPTFQPVDNPASFVRNILLRILNYSYIYCLNVWLLICPEWLCFDWSMGCIPLITTYDKRIFFILIFWLAFGSLVASTFSPSEDKSLRYSIMGLAMLVIPFLPASNIFFNVGFVLAERTLYIPSAGYCLLLALGLQKLCNRVPVQYALLAFTVLISLFFARSWTRSVEWKTETSLFRSALHVCPLNAKVHYNIAKNAADAGNTTLALYEYEEALRLNPNYSQAMNNLGNLLKDQGKYSEAETLFKRAIELHFREDFATAWMNLGIVLSALKRYNESEESYSMALSHRTKYPDCLYNLGVLYLEQRNYDKALKAWENATRQRRMHRRAWTNMILLLDDLGMRDEALNTAHQALKFLPDDASIHFNIANILGKAGNFLEAEVHFRSAISKNPTDSMYYTNLGVLYHRWNKLDEAEHMYKRALEIQPHLQSARDNLRKLYSLKSSVK; from the exons ATGGAACTTCTGGCTACGTGGAAGCTTGGTGGCCCAAGACTATCGCATAGTAAACATAATACTGCACACGATTGTCTGTGTACTGATGTTACCAGTACTGAACGTACTTTTGGGCTCGAAAGGGAACAGCGTTGCATTCTATTCTACCGTCCTGTTCGCCGTACATCCAGTACACACAGAAGCT GTGTCGTAGGGAGAGCAGAGCTATTGTGTGCTTTATTCATGTGGTTATCCATTTTGCTGTACAATTATTCAATATATGCGAAGAGGCTTTTATACAGATGGTCCAGTATGTGTGGTTGTATCACATCCATTGCAGTTTCAATGTTGTGCAAAGAAACAGGAATCACTGCAATT GGAATTTGTGGTATATACGATCTTGTAGTAGTGAACAAGGCGTTGCCATTAGACGTGGTCACATTTATGAGAAAATCTTCTCATGTGGAAATAAAGAGCATTCTAAAGCAGAAACAGAAATTATTAATCAGGCTTCTCACACTTTTTGCATCCAGTTTATTACTTGTTGTAATAAGATTCAGCGTCATGGGTTTTATAGCTCCAACTTTTCAACCAGTCGATAATCCAGCATCGTTCGTACGCAATATATTGTTGCGAATACTGAATTACAGTTATATTTATTGTCTAAATGTGTGGCTACTGATATGCCCCGAGTGGTTGTGCTTCGACTGGTCCATGGGTTGTATACCTTTGATTACCACTTACGACAAGAGAATATTCTTTATTCTTATATTCTGGTTGGCATTTGGCAGTTTGGTCGCCTCCACCTTCAGCCCTTCCGAAGACAAATCGTTAAG GTACTCAATCATGGGACTGGCAATGCTCGTCATACCATTTCTTCCAGCTAGTAACATCTTCTTCAACGTTGGCTTCGTTTTAGCAGAGAGAACCCTGTACATTCCCTCTGCCGGCTATTGCCTCCTACTCGCACTAGGATTACAAAAGCTCTGCAATCGTGTTCCCGTGCAGTACGCACTGTTAGCATTCACGGTGTTGATCTCGTTATTTTTCGCGAGATCATGGACAAGGAGCGTCGAATGGAAAACCGAAACTTCGCTCTTCAGATCAGCCTTGCACGTTTGCCCATTAAATGCGAAGGTTCACTATAACATCGCCAAAAATGCCGCGGACGCTGGAAACACTACGTTAGCGCTGTACGAGTACGAAGAAGCTTTAAG ATTGAATCCCAACTATTCTCAGGCTATGAACAATCTTGGTAACCTGCTCAAGGATCAGGGGAAGTATTCAGAAGCAGAAACGTTGTTTAAACGGGCGATAGAGTTGCA TTTTAGGGAAGACTTTGCTACAGCATGGATGAATTTAGGTATCGTCTTGTCCGCTCTGAAGAGGTACAACGAATCCGAGGAAAGTTATTCGATGGCTCTCTCTCATAGAACCAAGTATCCCGATTGCTTGTATAACTTGGGCGTGTTG TACTTGGAACAAAGGAACTACGATAAAGCATTAAAAGCTTGGGAAAATGCTACTAGGCAGAGACGGATGCACAGAAGAGCGTGGACGAACATGATATTGCTTCTCGATGATTTAG GTATGCGCGACGAAGCGCTTAACACAGCGCATCAAGCCTTGAAGTTCCTACCAGACGATGCCTCTATCCACTTCAATATCGCAAATATACTAGGCAAAGCTGGAAATTTTTTAGAAGCAGAAGTGCACTTCAGAAGCGCGATATCGAAGAATCCCACGGATTCTATGTATTACACGAATTTAG GAGTGCTGTACCATCGATGGAATAAGCTCGACGAAGCGGAACATATGTACAAGAGAGCATTGGAGATTCAGCCACATCTTCAAAGTGCGAGAGACAACTTAAGGAAACTGTATTCTCTGAAATCAtcagtaaaataa
- the LOC143377695 gene encoding ESF1 homolog, with amino-acid sequence MDDLLRDERFAHIARDPKFKRIPKAERKVKIDKRFQGMFKDKKFAVKYTVDKRGRPVNQTSSENLRKYYDLSSSEEEGEEEEEEEEEDQKEKNKQMKKEKSKKLKKERKETRTLKAKGISPPEHDTNNEDLDDDASDNDFSSNGELLRIKPRDECDVDSEEHGESESESDAGTAANTQNLKADLRESKSQLHIRRKNESIKLSDKVQEKLQDLSTNYARGEGLLLTDSSSDEESLDNSSDEEEIDHNWGELDKEAETTDQITHRLAVCNMDWDRIRALDLMVLFNSFLPTGGFIRSVTIYPSEFGLQRMKEEEITGPKELIEMSKESDIDELDENEEGSTYHMEKLRQYQLNRLKYYYAVVDCDSAEAANKIYIECDGTEYESTSTKLDLRFIPDDMVFDQTPKEVCTEIPEPSKYQPRQFTTTALQQVKVQLTWDETNPERLEVAQKLNSGKLDEVNANDLHAYLATDSSDDDAEGSDGKQVEKGFGDDNSGSEADKDVDPIEKYKALLKDIEEREETKQKKEVELEFTWGLGTQEKAEKLVKERLKKDENLTPFEQYLEKRKAKKKAKQEERKKRMNANKDASTDSEGSALLDSDVSDTGDEDTNNESSRRKKKATKNSSQASPDEEDDERRKAELELLLMDENEGDGKRHFNMKKIEEHATMSKSKQKRLSKKKNGQDQLVQDNFEVDVQDPRFNALFTSHHFNIDPADPHYRKTKGTEALIKEKLKRRTDNEPADESRAKQSKTKANTELQTLVKSVKKNAKNISRPIK; translated from the exons ATGGACGACTTATTAAGAGACGAACGGTTCGCCCACATTGCAAGGGACCCTAAGTTTAAGAGGATACCGAAAGCAGAGAGGAAAGTGAAGATAGACAAAAGGTTTCAAGGTATGTTTAAAGATAAAAAGTTTGCGGTTAAGTATACCGTTGACAAGCGAGGCAGACCTGTAAATCAGACGTCGTCGGAGAATCTTAGAAAGTATTACGATTTGTCAAGCAGCGAagaggagggggaggaggaggaggaggaggaggaggaagatcagaaagagaaaaataaacaaatgaagaaagagaaatctaagaaacttaaaaaagaaagaaaggaaactagAACGCTTAAAGCAAAAGGAATTAGTCCTCCTGAGCATGATACGAATAACGAAGATCTAGACGATGATGCTTCGGACAATGATTTTTCAAGCAATGGGGAATTGCTTCGTATTAAGCCAAGAGATGAATGCGACGTCGATTCTGAAGAGCACGGCGAGTCTGAGTCAGAGTCAGATGCAGGGACTGCGGCGAATACTcagaatttaaaagcagatttgCGGGAGAGCAAAAGCCAGTTGCATATTAGAAGGAAAAATGAGTCCATCAAGCTTTCGGATAAGGTTCAAGAAAAATTACAAGATTTAAGTACAAATTATGCTAGAGGTGAAGGACTTTTATTAACGGACAGTTCTTCCGACGAAGAGAGCTTGGATAATTCCAGTG ATGAAGAAGAGATAGACCATAACTGGGGTGAATTAGACAAAGAGGCTGAGACAACAGACCAAATTACGCACAGATTAGCAGTGTGTAATATGGATTGGGATAGAATACGTGCTTTAGACTTGATGGTCCTGTTTAATTCATTCTTACCAACTGGAGGCTTTATTCGTTCAGTCACG ATTTATCCATCAGAATTCGGTCTGCAACGCATGAAAGAGGAAGAAATTACCGGTCCAAAAGAACTGATAGAGATGAGCAAAGAGAGCGACATTGATGAGCTTGACGAA AACGAGGAAGGGTCGACGTATCACATGGAGAAGCTAAGGCAATATCAGTTAAACAGATTAAAGTATTATTACGCTGTCGTTGATTGCGATTCTGCCGAGGCggcaaataaaatttacatagAATGCGATGGCACAGAATACGAGTCTACGTCGACAAAGTTGGATCTTAGATTCATACCAGATGACATGGTATTTGATCAG ACTCCTAAAGAAGTCTGCACCGAGATACCGGAGCCTTCGAAGTATCAACCAAGACAGTTCACAACCACAGCCCTGCAGCAAGTTAAAGTTCAGTTAACTTGGGACGAGACGAATCCAGAAAGACTGGAAGTAGCGCAGAAGTTAAATTCTGGGAAATTAGACGAAGTCAATGCAAATGATTTGCACGCTTATTTAGCTACCGATTCAAGTGACGACGACGCAG AAGGTAGCGACGGTAAACAGGTGGAGAAGGGATTCGGGGACGACAACAGTGGTTCTGAAGCGGATAAAGACGTTGATCCAATCGAGAAGTATAAGGCTTTGTTGAAAGATATAGAGGAACGGGAAGAAACGAAGCAGAAAAAGGAAGTTGAATTGGAATTCACGTGGGGTCTAGGGACGCAGGAGAAAGCCGAGAAGTTAGTGAAAGAGAGATTAAAGAAAGACGAGAATCTAACGCCGTTCGAACAGTACTTGGAGAAACGTAAAGCGAAGAAGAAAGCCAAACAAGAGGAGCGAAAGAAACGTATGAACGCAAATAAAGATGCGTCGACAGACTCTGAAGGCTCTGCACTATTGGATTCGGATGTAAGCGATACTGGCGATGAAGATACAAATAACGAGTCATCTCGTAGAAAGAAGAAAGCTACGAAGAATAGTAGCCAGGCTTCCccagacgaggaagacgacgaacgACGTAAAGCTGAATTAGAACTTCTTTTAATGGACGAGAACGAGGGTGACGGCAAACGACATTTCAATATGAAGAAGATCGAAGAACACGCCACGATGTCGAAGTCCAAGCAAAAGCGGCTGAGTAAAAAGAAGAATGGGCAAGATCAACTAGTGCAAGACAATTTTGAAGTAGACGTACAGGATCCTAGGTTCAACGCGTTATTTACATCCCATCACTTCAACATCGACCCGGCAGATCCACATTACAGGAAAACAAAGGGCACCGAAGCTCTGATTAAAGAGAAACTGAAAAGAAGAACCGACAATGAACCTGCTGat GAAAGCCGAGCGAAACAGTCAAAGACGAAGGCCAACA